GCTATGGATTGGACATGGCGGAGGAGGGACGGAACCTTCCAAATCTTTACAATATTGAGTAGCACATTTCATAAATTTATTTGATAGAAGTTCTTTCGAACGCCGGAGACCTCAAACCGGCCATTTCTCTTTTCTGTATCCCATGTCCCAGAACATCCACTCATATCTGCTTGTGGTTAAAAAATGAATTTTCATCTCATTTTTTTCATCTTGATTTAATTTTTTCGAAATCTTGTTTGTCAAATTTAAAACGGCTTTTACGACATCTGCAAATTCTTCTCCACCATAGGTGTCTATCCACCGCTGGTAAAGCGAGCTGGGGGAGCCCTTTGAAATAAGCGCCTTACCCACCTCCCAATAAATCCAGTAACAGGGAAGGAGTGCGCCTACAACTTCATGAAATGGAGAGGTGTATGCTACTGAAAGAAGATAGCTAGTGTATGCAAGGTTTGTGGGAGCTAGGGGAGTTCTACTAACCGTTTTAGGACCGATTCCAAAATCTCGGAAGAAGCTATCGTGAAGAGTACGCTCAACCTTTAGGGCTCCAGCGGAGTGTTCGTTGAACATTATGATCCAATCTTCTACCGGAGACTTAGCTGCTGTAATACTCAATGATTTTGCGAACTCACGCAAATAGAGGGCATCCTGGATGATATAGAATTTAAAGCTTTCTTTATCTAGCGAGCCATCGGTTAGTCCTTTGATAAACGGGTGAGTAAGAATCGACCTGTAGATCGGCATAATTTCTCGCCACATTACTCTAGTGAATTGTATCGCCATCCCCGTCTCCTATATTTAAACGTATGTTAATATATAATGGTGCTGTATATTTCATGATACTTATTATATTGTGAACAACAAGAATGAAATGTAGATGCGGTATAATTATTATGTTTGTCATTTCAAGTCCTAAAGCGGATAAAGCTTGAAGTTCTGCTTCAAGGATTGTTCCTTGACTCCGTTGATGATCAAAAATGGGAGTAGATATGTCGGTAGATTCAGAGCAAGAGGCAGTCTTGAGGGTAAATGAAAGATTTTATAAGGCGCTGGGGACTAGGGATCTTCAGTTAATGGACAGTGTATGGGTTCGTGAATCCAGGGCAGGTTGTGTTCATCCAGGTTGGATAATGCTAAAGGGGTGGGATGCACTGAGGCTAAGCTGGGAAAATGTGTTTGATCCGAGGGATCAGGTGGATGTGGAACTCTCAAATGTTATCGTCGAGGTCAGAGGGAATTTAGCCTGGATCACATGCATTCAGAAGCTTAAATATAAGAGCCGAACCCCGGTTGGAATAAATATATCTCAATCAACCAATATCTTTGAGAGACATGATTCCGGGTGGTTAATGGTTTTGCACCATGCCTCCCCGATTCCAATAGCTGATTTTGAAGTTGAGGGAGAAAGCCTGCAATAGTACTTAAGAAGTTATTGTGACTTTTAGTGTTTTTTAACCTGTAGGAAAACAGAGTCTTCAAGCGATGATAACGGGGAAAACATCTTCTGAGATAAGATTATTAATACTACTTTGAAAAAAAAAGAAACGCAAACGCCTGGCCACCCACGCTCTTTCTTCCCCATTTAAGGGGGAAGATTAAGATGGGGGTGTTTTTTTATGTATTGGTGACCTCTAGGTCGCAATAAATATCAGATAAATATATCATCTCTAGCGCCGGACTTGTTTCAGGAAGACAGGGAAAAAAACTAGCGTACACTAGTCCCCCACCTTAATCCTCCCCTCCTTCGCTTTCACTCAGGACAGGCTCCAGTGGGGGAGGAAATGATAGTTCTTACCAAAAATCACAGTAAGAAAATTGGAAACGATTGTTCAGCTAATTCTTATATTCAGACATGAAATGATCGAGCTCAGTTA
This sequence is a window from Thermodesulfobacteriota bacterium. Protein-coding genes within it:
- the tenA gene encoding thiaminase II — its product is MPIYRSILTHPFIKGLTDGSLDKESFKFYIIQDALYLREFAKSLSITAAKSPVEDWIIMFNEHSAGALKVERTLHDSFFRDFGIGPKTVSRTPLAPTNLAYTSYLLSVAYTSPFHEVVGALLPCYWIYWEVGKALISKGSPSSLYQRWIDTYGGEEFADVVKAVLNLTNKISKKLNQDEKNEMKIHFLTTSRYEWMFWDMGYRKEKWPV
- a CDS encoding nuclear transport factor 2 family protein — its product is MGVDMSVDSEQEAVLRVNERFYKALGTRDLQLMDSVWVRESRAGCVHPGWIMLKGWDALRLSWENVFDPRDQVDVELSNVIVEVRGNLAWITCIQKLKYKSRTPVGINISQSTNIFERHDSGWLMVLHHASPIPIADFEVEGESLQ